Proteins found in one Cetobacterium ceti genomic segment:
- the purH gene encoding bifunctional phosphoribosylaminoimidazolecarboxamide formyltransferase/IMP cyclohydrolase, with product MKRALVSVSNKDGLLEFINGLVKNNFEIISTGGTKKYLEENGIKVKNVEEVTDFPEILSGRVKTLHPKIHGGLLALRDDEKHKDEILKNKIKYIDMVVVNLYPFEETPSIENIDIGGPSMLRSGAKNYKYVTTVIDPKDYKMVLEEIEKNGETTLNTREILAGKVFLETAYYDSLIGNYFLNKNENIKSDKLTIGYRKVQDLRYGENPHQKGGFYKNSKCGYSMGNCEQLNGKELSYNNIQDGNVVLEILKEFENSKKIACVGVKHMNPCGVALGENSLDAWKKVYEGDSISIFGGIVGTNGIVDGDLARELVKIFLEIVIGNDFTQEALEILKTKKNLRVLKINMKNEVKNSIKVTSVLDGILTQELDMKNEDRNKYQIVTEKKLDTWDMEELEFVWKVVKHVKSNGIVISKNFQTIGIGAGQMNRVGAMKLALEQGKDKCNGAYIGSDAFFPMGDSIDMASQYEIRGIIQPGGSIKDQESIDICNEKSIPMVFTGIRHFKH from the coding sequence TTGAAATTATTTCTACAGGTGGAACTAAAAAATATTTAGAGGAAAATGGAATTAAAGTAAAAAATGTGGAAGAAGTTACAGATTTTCCTGAGATTTTAAGTGGAAGAGTGAAAACTCTTCATCCTAAAATTCACGGGGGGCTATTAGCCCTAAGAGATGATGAGAAACATAAAGATGAGATTTTAAAAAATAAAATTAAGTATATAGATATGGTTGTTGTAAATTTATATCCCTTTGAAGAAACTCCATCTATAGAAAATATAGATATCGGTGGCCCATCAATGTTACGATCAGGGGCTAAAAATTATAAATATGTAACAACGGTAATTGATCCAAAAGATTATAAAATGGTTTTAGAAGAGATTGAGAAAAATGGAGAAACAACTTTAAATACAAGAGAAATTTTAGCAGGGAAAGTATTTTTAGAAACGGCCTATTATGACAGTTTAATTGGTAATTATTTTTTAAATAAAAATGAAAATATAAAAAGTGATAAGTTAACAATAGGATATAGAAAAGTTCAAGATTTAAGATATGGGGAAAATCCTCATCAAAAAGGTGGATTTTATAAAAATTCAAAGTGTGGATATTCCATGGGAAATTGTGAGCAATTGAATGGAAAGGAGCTTTCATATAATAATATTCAAGATGGAAATGTAGTTTTAGAAATTTTAAAAGAGTTTGAAAATAGTAAAAAAATTGCCTGTGTAGGAGTCAAACATATGAATCCCTGTGGAGTTGCTCTAGGAGAAAATTCTTTAGATGCATGGAAAAAAGTTTATGAGGGAGATAGTATATCTATTTTTGGAGGAATTGTAGGAACAAATGGAATTGTAGATGGAGACCTTGCAAGGGAACTTGTTAAAATATTTTTAGAAATTGTAATAGGAAATGACTTTACACAGGAAGCTTTGGAAATATTAAAAACAAAGAAGAATTTAAGGGTTTTAAAAATAAATATGAAAAATGAAGTAAAAAATAGTATAAAAGTAACTTCAGTTTTAGATGGAATTTTAACTCAAGAGTTGGATATGAAAAATGAGGATAGGAATAAATATCAAATAGTAACAGAAAAAAAATTAGATACCTGGGATATGGAAGAGTTAGAATTTGTATGGAAAGTTGTAAAACATGTAAAGTCAAATGGAATAGTTATTAGTAAAAATTTCCAAACAATAGGAATTGGTGCAGGACAAATGAATAGGGTAGGAGCAATGAAATTGGCATTGGAACAGGGAAAAGATAAATGTAATGGTGCATATATTGGTTCTGATGCATTTTTCCCAATGGGAGATAGTATAGATATGGCAAGTCAGTATGAAATAAGGGGAATTATTCAACCGGGAGGTTCTATTAAAGATCAAGAATCTATTGATATATGTAATGAAAAAAGTATCCCTATGGTATTTACAGGGATTAGACATTTTAAACATTAA
- the purD gene encoding phosphoribosylamine--glycine ligase, protein MKILIVGKGGREHAIGLKIKESSLVKEIYFAPGNGGMESIGKIVNICEDDIESLGNFAKRNEIDLTIVGPESSLSKGIVDEFQRKGLKIFGPTKEAIKIESSKEFAKEIMEKYNIPTGKYKSFNNFKDAFEYIKEEKFPIVIKEDGLKSGKGVTIVNSLEDGRTTLDRIFKEENKVLIEEFLKGREFSIIGMVNGDKIIPLEIAQDHKKAYDKDMGDNTGGMGVYSPVDWVSESIINETMEKIMKPMGQALVKENIPFCGFLFGGIMVTEEGVKTIEFNGRFGDPEAQGILPRLEDDLIEVILELLDNKTRKLKWKNEYTLGVVLASKGYPHEYVNGYEIENIKDISKYIYHMGTKIIGDKLLTNGGRVLTVLGKGGTLEEARVKAYENVSKIKCENLFYRKDIGQK, encoded by the coding sequence ATGAAAATCTTAATAGTAGGAAAAGGTGGAAGAGAGCATGCCATTGGATTAAAAATTAAAGAAAGTTCTTTGGTAAAAGAGATATACTTTGCTCCAGGAAATGGAGGAATGGAAAGTATAGGAAAAATAGTTAATATATGTGAAGATGATATTGAAAGTTTGGGAAATTTTGCTAAAAGAAATGAAATAGATTTAACTATAGTTGGCCCAGAAAGCAGTTTATCAAAGGGGATAGTAGATGAATTTCAAAGAAAAGGATTAAAGATATTTGGTCCTACAAAGGAAGCTATAAAAATTGAAAGTAGTAAAGAGTTTGCAAAAGAAATAATGGAAAAATATAATATCCCAACAGGGAAATATAAAAGTTTTAATAATTTTAAAGATGCTTTTGAATATATAAAAGAAGAAAAATTTCCAATTGTAATTAAAGAGGATGGACTAAAAAGTGGAAAGGGAGTTACAATAGTTAATTCTTTAGAAGATGGAAGAACAACTTTAGATAGAATATTTAAAGAGGAAAATAAAGTTTTAATTGAGGAATTTTTAAAAGGAAGAGAATTTTCAATTATAGGAATGGTAAATGGAGATAAAATAATACCTTTAGAAATTGCTCAGGATCATAAAAAAGCGTATGATAAGGATATGGGAGATAATACTGGTGGAATGGGAGTTTATTCTCCTGTGGATTGGGTGAGTGAAAGTATTATAAATGAAACCATGGAAAAAATTATGAAACCCATGGGACAAGCCCTTGTAAAAGAAAATATTCCCTTTTGTGGATTTTTATTTGGAGGAATTATGGTTACAGAGGAGGGGGTAAAAACCATTGAATTTAATGGTAGATTTGGAGATCCTGAAGCCCAAGGAATTCTTCCAAGATTAGAAGATGATTTAATAGAAGTTATTTTAGAACTTTTAGATAATAAAACTAGAAAATTAAAATGGAAAAATGAATATACTTTAGGAGTAGTATTGGCTTCTAAGGGATATCCTCATGAATATGTAAATGGATATGAAATAGAAAATATTAAAGATATTTCTAAATATATATATCATATGGGAACAAAAATAATAGGAGATAAACTATTAACAAATGGAGGAAGAGTACTGACTGTTTTAGGTAAAGGAGGAACCTTAGAAGAAGCTAGAGTAAAAGCCTATGAAAATGTAAGTAAAATAAAATGTGAAAATTTATTTTATAGAAAAGATATAGGACAAAAATAG
- a CDS encoding MATE family efflux transporter encodes MLKQLKEIISLAIPAVAEMILYMLIWVFDTLMVGKAGGQIGVSAVGLSSEIMYTFINILIGMGLAISITSLVARSMGENNSKKAQEFANQGIKLGLFIAFFMFLIFFIFSKTILKSAGAEVEVLNLGKKYMRICSVGMFFNMCSNLLSGVYRGCKDTKTPLLGAFILNIINISFDYLLIFGKFGFPKLGVEGAAYATTLGNIFCFLILLYKSRKLPFKLSLKNKINFKEIKDLINLAVPSGLQEGAFSIVRLLGALMVMRLGSLAFSANQIVITIESISFMPGWGFAISSVALVGHSMGEKNYKKAEEYAKGSLLLASLVMGFFSIIFLVFPHHLVGLFIKKSEVDVIRLGTICLMIGAIQQVPMAISMVLGGVLKGYGDSKLPFKITLFTNWGIRLPLMIYFIYLNKMPITYFWVITTIQWSLECIILIIFYKRKTSKFKKYIEV; translated from the coding sequence ATGTTAAAACAATTAAAAGAAATAATAAGTCTTGCAATTCCTGCTGTAGCTGAAATGATTTTATATATGCTAATATGGGTATTTGATACTTTAATGGTAGGAAAAGCTGGAGGGCAGATTGGGGTTTCTGCTGTAGGGTTAAGTTCTGAAATTATGTATACCTTTATAAACATACTAATTGGAATGGGGTTGGCAATATCTATCACCTCATTAGTTGCTAGGTCAATGGGTGAAAACAACTCTAAAAAAGCTCAAGAGTTTGCTAATCAAGGAATTAAATTAGGATTATTTATCGCATTTTTTATGTTTTTAATCTTTTTTATATTTTCAAAAACAATTTTAAAAAGCGCTGGGGCTGAAGTTGAAGTTTTAAATTTAGGTAAAAAATATATGAGAATCTGTTCTGTGGGAATGTTTTTTAATATGTGTTCAAATCTTTTAAGTGGAGTTTATCGTGGATGTAAAGATACTAAAACACCCCTTTTAGGAGCTTTTATATTAAATATTATAAATATTTCCTTTGACTATCTTCTTATTTTTGGAAAATTTGGCTTCCCAAAATTAGGAGTTGAAGGAGCAGCCTATGCTACAACTTTAGGAAATATCTTTTGTTTTCTTATTCTACTTTATAAAAGTAGAAAACTTCCATTTAAACTTTCCTTGAAAAATAAAATTAATTTTAAGGAAATTAAAGACTTAATAAATTTAGCTGTACCTTCAGGACTTCAAGAGGGGGCCTTTAGTATAGTTAGATTATTAGGTGCTCTTATGGTTATGAGACTAGGAAGTCTTGCTTTTTCTGCAAATCAAATAGTTATAACTATTGAAAGTATATCTTTTATGCCTGGATGGGGATTTGCAATTTCCTCTGTAGCCCTTGTAGGCCATAGTATGGGTGAAAAAAATTATAAAAAAGCTGAAGAATATGCAAAGGGATCTCTTTTATTAGCTTCCTTAGTAATGGGATTTTTCAGTATTATTTTCTTAGTTTTTCCCCATCATTTAGTCGGACTTTTTATAAAAAAATCAGAAGTCGATGTTATTCGTCTAGGAACTATTTGTCTAATGATTGGAGCAATCCAACAGGTTCCTATGGCTATAAGTATGGTTTTAGGTGGTGTTTTAAAGGGCTATGGAGATAGTAAACTTCCATTCAAAATAACTCTTTTTACCAACTGGGGAATTAGATTACCTCTTATGATATATTTTATTTATTTAAATAAAATGCCTATTACATATTTCTGGGTAATTACTACAATACAGTGGTCTTTAGAATGTATTATTTTAATAATTTTTTATAAAAGAAAAACTTCAAAATTCAAAAAATATATAGAAGTTTAG